From Haloarcula hispanica ATCC 33960, the proteins below share one genomic window:
- a CDS encoding PadR family transcriptional regulator: protein MAKWLQSGRRRDMCVLLAAAEDGELSGQRLKTRLERRYDTRIEPKSFYGALDALESAGFVTHREDGIADKYSLTDAGERRLRDQFEWMREALGEDG, encoded by the coding sequence ATGGCGAAGTGGCTTCAGAGCGGCCGTCGGCGCGATATGTGCGTCCTGCTGGCCGCCGCCGAGGACGGCGAACTCTCCGGCCAGCGGCTGAAGACGCGGCTCGAACGCCGCTACGACACGCGAATCGAACCGAAGAGCTTCTACGGCGCGCTCGACGCGCTGGAATCGGCCGGGTTCGTTACCCACCGCGAGGACGGCATCGCTGACAAGTACTCACTGACCGACGCCGGTGAGCGGCGGCTTCGAGACCAGTTCGAGTGGATGCGCGAAGCGCTTGGTGAGGACGGTTGA
- a CDS encoding class 1 fructose-bisphosphatase, with translation MSKSLDISTTEAEQTVTAVIETIAATTPDVRRAIADHRGQSNSVNPTGDDQLAADLRADELFEERVLDIDGVASYASEERADVKTTDGRLHVAMDPLDGSSNLEPNSGMGTIFGVYSEQPPTVGTNLLAAGFVIYGPITSMVVARDGSVREYILEDGDKRVVDDDVTVPEDPTVFGFGGGVDSWTDEFESYAESVRHELKLRYGGAMVADINQVLTYGGIFSYPALESRPEGKLRVQFEGQPMAYILESAGGRSSDGDQSLLEIEPDELHERTPLYLGNDDLIDRLEATID, from the coding sequence ATGAGTAAGTCACTCGACATTTCGACCACCGAAGCCGAGCAGACAGTCACAGCAGTCATCGAGACCATCGCCGCGACGACACCGGACGTCCGCCGCGCCATCGCCGACCACCGTGGCCAGAGCAACTCCGTCAACCCCACCGGCGACGACCAGCTCGCGGCTGATCTGCGCGCCGACGAACTGTTCGAGGAGCGGGTGCTTGACATCGACGGTGTCGCCTCCTACGCCAGCGAGGAACGCGCGGACGTGAAAACGACAGACGGTCGCCTCCACGTCGCCATGGACCCGCTCGACGGGTCGAGCAACCTCGAACCCAACAGCGGGATGGGGACGATTTTCGGCGTCTACAGCGAACAGCCGCCGACGGTCGGCACCAATCTACTCGCCGCCGGGTTCGTCATCTACGGCCCCATCACCTCGATGGTCGTCGCCCGGGACGGCAGCGTCCGCGAGTACATCCTCGAAGACGGCGACAAGCGGGTCGTCGACGACGACGTGACGGTTCCGGAGGACCCCACAGTGTTCGGGTTCGGCGGCGGGGTCGACTCCTGGACAGACGAGTTCGAATCGTACGCCGAGTCGGTCCGCCACGAACTGAAACTCCGATACGGCGGAGCGATGGTCGCGGACATCAATCAGGTACTCACCTACGGCGGTATCTTCTCGTACCCCGCACTGGAGTCACGCCCCGAAGGAAAGCTCCGGGTCCAGTTCGAGGGACAGCCGATGGCCTATATCCTCGAATCGGCCGGCGGTCGGTCCTCCGACGGCGACCAGTCGCTGCTCGAAATCGAGCCTGACGAGCTACACGAGCGGACGCCGCTGTATCTCGGGAACGACGACCTGATCGACCGGCTCGAAGCGACTATCGACTGA
- a CDS encoding DUF7111 family protein — protein MTDSELPVEASADGITATYRETDEERLLTFESDGGSAAVAQNIEGYAMLKVRPTADGDELERYYGFDMALDHAAELLGVSPNVLPVPEPAADMGM, from the coding sequence ATGACCGACTCCGAACTCCCCGTCGAGGCGTCAGCGGACGGTATCACGGCCACCTATCGAGAGACCGACGAGGAACGGCTGCTGACATTCGAGAGCGACGGCGGGAGCGCCGCGGTCGCACAGAACATCGAGGGGTACGCGATGCTGAAGGTCCGACCGACCGCGGACGGCGACGAACTGGAGCGATACTACGGCTTCGACATGGCGCTCGACCACGCGGCGGAACTGCTGGGCGTATCCCCGAATGTGCTTCCGGTCCCAGAGCCGGCTGCCGACATGGGGATGTAG
- a CDS encoding acyl-CoA dehydrogenase, which translates to MDFSPTQEQRQIQEMVSEFVDDEVKPRAAEIDETDEFPWDLVDEMADLGLMGMPIPEEYGGAELDYHSYAMALEEISRGSGGLGTIVAAHISLACNMIYEFGDEAQKETYLTPLAEGEEIGAFALSEAGAGSDVPAMDTTAEPVDGGDAYLVNGGKLWISNGSVADTVVLFAKTDPEAGNKGISSFIVRPEEDDGFIVEGTEHKLGDKGCPTAELRFDDMRIPADRMLGEEGRGFVHALKTLNGGRITIAARGVGIAQAALDEALQYAQDREQFDQPISDFQAIQHKLADMDTKTQAARLLMHQAADKKMAGESFVKEAAQAKLYASEVSREVANEGIQVHGGYGYTKDFPAERFYRDAKLNEIYEGTSEVLRNTIASELLD; encoded by the coding sequence ATGGACTTTAGCCCCACACAGGAACAACGCCAGATACAGGAAATGGTCTCGGAGTTCGTCGACGACGAGGTCAAGCCGCGGGCGGCGGAGATCGACGAAACCGACGAGTTCCCGTGGGACCTCGTCGACGAGATGGCTGATCTGGGCCTGATGGGAATGCCGATTCCGGAGGAGTACGGCGGGGCCGAACTGGACTACCACAGCTACGCGATGGCCCTCGAAGAGATTTCGCGGGGAAGCGGCGGGCTCGGCACAATCGTCGCCGCCCACATCTCGCTGGCCTGCAACATGATCTACGAGTTCGGCGACGAGGCTCAGAAAGAGACCTACCTCACGCCGCTGGCCGAAGGCGAGGAGATCGGCGCGTTCGCCCTCTCCGAAGCAGGCGCGGGCAGTGACGTGCCGGCGATGGATACCACTGCCGAACCGGTCGACGGCGGCGACGCCTATCTGGTCAACGGCGGGAAGCTCTGGATCTCCAACGGCTCCGTCGCCGACACTGTCGTCCTGTTCGCGAAGACCGACCCCGAGGCCGGCAACAAGGGTATCTCCTCGTTCATCGTCCGCCCCGAGGAGGACGACGGCTTCATCGTCGAAGGGACCGAGCACAAACTCGGCGACAAGGGCTGTCCGACCGCCGAACTGCGGTTCGACGATATGCGCATCCCCGCCGACCGTATGCTCGGCGAGGAAGGCCGCGGGTTCGTCCACGCGCTCAAGACGCTCAACGGCGGCCGCATCACTATCGCGGCCCGCGGCGTCGGCATCGCCCAGGCCGCACTGGACGAGGCACTGCAGTACGCGCAGGACCGCGAGCAGTTCGACCAGCCCATCAGCGACTTCCAGGCCATCCAGCACAAGCTCGCCGACATGGACACGAAAACGCAGGCCGCCCGCCTGCTGATGCATCAGGCGGCCGACAAGAAGATGGCCGGCGAGTCATTCGTCAAAGAGGCCGCCCAGGCCAAACTGTACGCCTCAGAGGTGTCCCGTGAAGTGGCGAACGAGGGCATTCAGGTCCACGGCGGCTACGGCTACACGAAGGACTTCCCGGCCGAGCGGTTCTACCGCGACGCGAAACTCAACGAGATTTACGAGGGCACCAGCGAGGTCCTCCGTAATACGATTGCCAGCGAGCTTCTCGATTAG
- a CDS encoding 3-hydroxyacyl-CoA dehydrogenase family protein — MHLETVDTVGVVGAGTMGNGIAQVTATAGYDVVMRDVTDELVAAGFEEIQSSFETLVARDTVTEQEAEAATARITGTTEMEDLADADLVVEAVTENMDIKQSVFEELDAVCGPDTVLASNTSTLSITTIASVTERPEQVLGLHFMNPVPIMKGVELVVGEKTSDETVTLGREFAHDIGKETWEADDKPGFVVNRVLMPWINEGIRAYDEGVADKADIDRGLTLGTNVPMGPLELADHIGLDVVLDASETLYEELGDRYKPAYLLKRKVTAGDLGKKSGRGFYDYD; from the coding sequence ATGCATCTCGAAACAGTCGACACCGTCGGCGTCGTCGGAGCCGGAACGATGGGTAACGGTATCGCACAGGTCACAGCGACGGCCGGCTACGACGTCGTCATGCGCGATGTAACAGACGAACTGGTTGCCGCCGGGTTCGAGGAGATCCAGTCGAGCTTCGAGACGCTCGTTGCGCGCGACACAGTGACAGAACAGGAAGCAGAAGCGGCAACAGCCCGCATCACCGGAACCACAGAGATGGAGGACCTCGCGGATGCCGACCTCGTCGTCGAGGCCGTAACAGAAAACATGGACATCAAGCAGTCCGTGTTCGAGGAGCTCGACGCCGTCTGCGGGCCGGACACGGTGCTAGCCAGCAACACGAGCACGCTCTCGATTACGACCATCGCTAGCGTCACCGAACGGCCAGAACAGGTCCTCGGACTGCACTTCATGAACCCTGTACCGATCATGAAAGGCGTCGAACTCGTCGTCGGTGAGAAAACGAGCGACGAGACGGTGACGCTGGGCCGCGAGTTCGCACACGACATCGGCAAGGAGACCTGGGAGGCCGACGACAAGCCCGGGTTCGTCGTGAACCGGGTGCTGATGCCCTGGATAAACGAGGGCATCCGGGCGTACGACGAGGGCGTCGCGGATAAGGCCGACATCGACCGCGGGCTAACTCTCGGAACGAACGTCCCCATGGGGCCGCTCGAACTGGCCGACCACATTGGCCTCGACGTGGTCCTCGATGCCTCCGAAACGCTGTATGAGGAACTGGGCGACCGCTACAAGCCCGCATACCTGCTCAAACGCAAAGTCACGGCCGGCGACCTCGGCAAAAAGTCCGGGCGGGGCTTCTACGACTACGACTGA